A region from the Rufibacter sp. DG15C genome encodes:
- a CDS encoding formimidoylglutamase: MNLSIFFEPLPEDTFGYPTDAKSVGGYIAPFLHTFPDWRQAEVVLIGLPEYRGAHSHQDVSYQGPNLIREQLYKLKKGTGSWLLMDLGNLLPGISLEDTYLRLKEVIEMVVDAGKFPILLGGSHDLTYGQFLGYEHLHKKIGVVLVDSQLDIEENPDQPQEESHLHRLLLHEPNYLFTFSQLGYQSYLTDNDTLAALEKLHFELFRVGQVRQQMKEMEPVIRQADMLSFDIAAIRHQDAPGQRQANPFGFTGEEACQLCWYAGQNDQLSSLGLYGYRPEFDQRSLTATTVATMAWYAIEGFYHRQRTLDFQSNHFLRFAVGFHDNPNKMLFYKNRHTEKWWMQVDDLSGQRSPLIVPCSYQDYLMAADGEVPNRWIQAQARM; the protein is encoded by the coding sequence ATGAACCTCTCCATCTTTTTTGAGCCCTTACCAGAAGACACCTTCGGCTATCCAACAGACGCCAAGTCAGTGGGCGGCTACATTGCGCCTTTCCTGCACACGTTCCCTGACTGGCGCCAAGCCGAAGTAGTCTTGATTGGATTGCCCGAATACCGCGGCGCCCATTCTCACCAGGACGTGAGCTACCAAGGCCCTAACCTGATACGGGAACAGCTCTATAAACTAAAGAAAGGCACCGGTTCTTGGCTCTTAATGGACTTGGGCAACCTGCTACCAGGCATCTCTCTGGAAGACACCTATCTGCGCCTGAAAGAAGTGATTGAGATGGTAGTGGACGCCGGTAAATTCCCTATCCTTTTAGGCGGTTCGCATGACTTGACGTACGGCCAATTCTTAGGCTATGAGCACCTGCACAAAAAAATAGGCGTGGTTCTAGTAGACAGCCAACTAGATATTGAGGAGAACCCAGACCAGCCCCAGGAAGAAAGTCATCTGCACCGATTGCTGCTGCATGAGCCCAATTACTTGTTCACCTTCAGTCAACTAGGCTACCAGTCTTACCTCACAGACAATGACACGTTGGCGGCGTTAGAAAAACTTCACTTTGAGTTATTTAGAGTAGGCCAGGTACGGCAGCAGATGAAAGAGATGGAACCGGTCATCAGGCAGGCAGACATGCTTAGCTTTGACATTGCCGCCATCCGGCACCAGGACGCGCCCGGCCAGCGCCAGGCCAACCCGTTTGGCTTCACCGGCGAAGAGGCTTGCCAACTCTGCTGGTACGCCGGCCAGAACGACCAACTCAGTTCCTTGGGCTTGTATGGCTACCGTCCCGAGTTTGACCAGCGTTCTTTAACGGCTACTACCGTGGCCACCATGGCCTGGTACGCCATTGAAGGCTTCTATCACCGCCAGCGCACCTTAGATTTTCAGAGCAACCATTTTTTGCGGTTCGCCGTGGGCTTCCATGACAACCCCAACAAGATGCTCTTCTACAAAAACCGCCACACAGAAAAATGGTGGATGCAGGTAGACGATTTATCTGGTCAGCGCTCGCCTTTGATAGTACCCTGCAGCTACCAGGATTACCTCATGGCCGCAGACGGCGAAGTGCCCAACAGATGGATACAAGCGCAAGCAAGGATGTAA
- a CDS encoding cytochrome b5 domain-containing protein: protein MELQEYTKSQLALRNGQDRDEIWVAYLGVIYDVTKSRLWRRGNHYEHWAGQDLTDELKDAPHTDYVFDKFDAVGVLKK, encoded by the coding sequence ATGGAACTTCAAGAATACACAAAGTCACAGTTGGCCCTCAGAAACGGACAGGACCGGGACGAGATTTGGGTGGCGTATCTAGGCGTGATTTATGACGTGACCAAGTCCAGGCTGTGGCGCAGGGGCAATCATTATGAACACTGGGCAGGGCAAGACTTGACGGATGAACTCAAGGACGCGCCGCACACAGATTATGTGTTTGACAAGTTTGACGCCGTTGGCGTATTAAAGAAGTAA
- a CDS encoding N-acetylglucosamine kinase, with protein MIIIADSGSTKTAWRQISSEGVIADANTMGINPYYQNTQEIAQMLEQSLLVQWPGVEPKEIYFYGAGCSAPDKQAMVEAAIKEVYPNSKIEVHHDLEAAARALCGEEAGIACILGTGSNSCLYDGKEIVEALPNLGFILGDEGSGGYMGKRIVQAFLNNELPADIHEAFQKRYNLTRDEVVDHVYRKPYPNRYMATFAKFLFDHRQHPFVYQMIFQSFADFFEKTIIKYPDYQQYPVHFVGSIAFYFGDILRKVAQQYNVRVHHILESPMAGLSLYHQQKIVL; from the coding sequence ATGATCATCATAGCAGACAGTGGCTCAACCAAAACCGCCTGGCGTCAAATTTCCTCAGAAGGCGTCATTGCTGATGCCAATACCATGGGCATCAACCCATACTACCAGAACACGCAAGAAATAGCCCAGATGCTGGAGCAGAGCCTTCTGGTGCAGTGGCCCGGCGTAGAACCCAAAGAGATTTATTTCTACGGAGCGGGGTGCAGTGCGCCCGACAAGCAGGCCATGGTAGAGGCTGCTATCAAAGAAGTCTATCCTAACAGCAAGATTGAAGTGCACCATGACTTGGAGGCCGCTGCTAGAGCCTTGTGCGGAGAAGAGGCGGGCATAGCCTGCATCTTGGGCACCGGCTCCAACTCCTGTTTGTATGACGGAAAGGAGATTGTAGAGGCACTTCCCAACCTTGGTTTTATTCTAGGCGATGAGGGCAGCGGCGGCTACATGGGCAAACGCATTGTGCAAGCCTTTCTGAACAATGAGCTACCAGCAGACATCCATGAGGCGTTCCAGAAACGATACAACCTCACCCGGGACGAAGTGGTAGATCATGTCTACCGAAAACCCTACCCCAACCGGTACATGGCTACGTTTGCCAAGTTCCTGTTTGATCACCGGCAGCACCCGTTTGTGTACCAGATGATCTTCCAGAGCTTCGCAGATTTCTTTGAGAAGACCATCATCAAATATCCAGACTACCAACAGTACCCGGTGCACTTTGTGGGCTCCATTGCGTTTTACTTCGGGGACATTTTGCGTAAAGTAGCCCAGCAATACAACGTACGGGTACACCATATTTTAGAGAGTCCCATGGCAGGCTTGAGCCTGTATCACCAACAAAAGATTGTTCTA